In Oryzias melastigma strain HK-1 linkage group LG18, ASM292280v2, whole genome shotgun sequence, one DNA window encodes the following:
- the acin1b gene encoding apoptotic chromatin condensation inducer 1b, which yields MADEDITLDGKPLHSLRVADLKAALEQRNLPKSGQKNTLLKRLKGALMLENLQKSSTSTCGLQPNSQIGEEMCQNSFIKQYLAKQQELLRQRLEKEAQQEMDADDSPGGADEDDDHSEDNDSSTCASEKHQSILSQRLAAKAVEEEALKIGHGFSHALHQQGAYEAPGGRLHRANFQQGPKELPSPSRAVASLSVRVLGQPDCQGVGRPQEKEDATPAEPGSARPNLHLSRPARSSTGNRIYDDEEEEDDDDDSDNDDDWGPSPSGAQRGKRAPPPVAPSVPLVAARSKRKLQPPQHIPPPQVHHSPMQLRHPTPPPSPPPNLFPLPDTPKQSPPDTDHEEGEDSRPAQSKGAMSLPNIATQRQDSDSSSRSSSPEPTAKRRPGPLSLLVQKMETEEAGSATAMSEEATHSGAHCSGESPRKEAPTKGEQGSKQKGERNQHEEKEEKRPQDSKSKKTQEQAFHEEKESDRKLPEEEKKGEKAQLNKQMKKKQEKEEKMVVIEAQDSGSSSESDSKSDSSSRSSSSSSSSPSRDKAKLSTQFKKEDQQEERDEEKKTYLNKEKHYPPKREVSEPSTAAITEVEPDSESSTAQQPASGAEPESNESRLEEGNTPKAFAARKISLSSTKSSPANTEGGAGDSDTGGAAGRKRRWGSSTAVTAKKPSISITTDSLKSLIPDIKVNQDAVVDLHPDELQLSGDEENMDANRSDPDNGLKIRRTVTQVIPNDRQENGQTNEEEEEEVEKKEREIQRRPSRETRENSHSEEVVETRISVKLEEETKKVTPSDNLVRRSISQQKSGVSVTIDDPVRTARQPSPPRGKVSNIIHVTNLVRPFTLLQLKELLNRTGTIVEEGFWIDKIKSHCYVTYSATEEAVATREALHGVKWPQSNPKVLRVDFCEQDELDFHKGVVKPEKVEEPVIQPVAPPIKPPPLMPEHARERDRDKERERDRGVRDLWAERQREMERRERARGEREWDRDKIREFARPGEEGRRSRSRDRERRRRERAKSKERKSEKKDKADEPPAKMLDDLFLKTKAAPCIYWLPLTEEQVAQRLLDRSERQKERERKRKELEEAEDKKREEEKKERLKSREKDGGTAAGAGTAKRAVEGERVRDKEGEKRRDSSHRSRRPSPGAGSGRRSRSRSNPRDRRR from the exons ATGGCGGACGAGGATATTACGCTTGATGGGAAGCCTCTACACTCGCTTCGAGTTGCGGATTTAAAAGCCGCTTTGGAGCAGAGAAACCTGCCGAAAAGCGGACAGAAAAACACGCTACTGAAGCGACTCAAAGGG GCTCTCATGTTAGAGAATCTCCAGAAATCCTCCACTTCCACATGTGGATTGCAACCAAACTCTCAg ATAGGGGAGGAGATGTGCCAGAACAGCTTCATTAAGCAGTACCTGGCCAAGCAGCAGGAACTCCTTCGTCAAAGACTGGAGAAAGAGGCTCAGCAGGAAATGGATGCTGATG ACAGTCCAGGCGGAGCGGATGAGGATGACGATCACTCTGAAGACAATGACAGTTCCACCTGCGCCTCTGAGAAG CATCAATCCATATTGTCCCAGCGGTTAGCAGCCAAGGCTGTTGAAGAAGAAGCTTTGAAAATAGGTCATGGCTTTAGTCATGCTTTGCATCAGCAGGGGGCCTACGAGGCTCCAGGGGGCAGGCTGCACCGGGCAAACTTTCAGCAGGGCCCTAAGGAACTCCCCTCTCCTTCCCGAGCTGTGGCTTCGCTGTCCGTGCGTGTCCTGGGACAGCCTGACTGCCAGGGAGTAGGCCGACCCCAGGAGAAGGAGGACGCCACGCCAGCCGAGCCCGGATCTGCCCGTCCAAACCTCCACCTCAGTCGGCCTGCCAGGAGTTCAACAGGCAACCGGATCTACgatgacgaggaggaggaggatgatgatgatgacagtGATAACGATGACGACTGGGGGCCTTCTCCGAGTGGGGCGCAAAGGGGGAAGAGAGCGCCTCCTCCAGTGGCCCCCAGTGTCCCATTAGTGGCCGCGAGATCCAAACGCAAGCTTCAACCTCCACAGCACATCCCGCCTCCACAGGTGCACCACAGCCCTATGCAGCTGCGCCACCCGACTCCTCCCCCGTCCCCGCCCCCCAATCTGTTCCCCTTACCTGACACTCCCAAACAAAGCCCTCCAGACACAGACCACGAGGAGGGAGAGGACTCTCGACCCGCGCAGAGCAAGGGGGCCATGTCTCTCCCAAATATCGCCACGCAGAGGCAGGATTCTGACTCCAGCTCTCGCTCGAGCAGCCCCGAACCCACGGCGAAGCGCAGACCCGGGCCCCTCTCCCTGCTCGTGCAGAAGATGGAGACGGAGGAGGCCGGCTCGGCCACTGCCATGTCCGAGGAGGCCACGCACTCCGGTGCTCACTGCTCTGGGGAGTCCCCACGGAAGGAGGCGCCAACAAAGGGGGAGCAAGGGAGCAAACAGAAGGGAGAAAGgaaccaacatgaagaaaaggaggagaaacGACCACAGGACAGCAAAAGcaagaaaacacaagaacagGCATTTCATGAAGAGAAGGAAAGTGACAGAAAACTgccagaggaggagaaaaagggagaaaaggcACAACTAAATAAGCAAATgaagaagaaacaggaaaaagaagaaaaaatggtcGTGATTGAAGCCCAAGACTCCGGTTCCTCCTCAGAGTCTGACTCCAAATCTGATTCCTCCTCacgctcctcttcatcatcatcctcctctccctccagGGATAAAGCTAAACTTTCCACTCAGTTTAAG AAGGAAGACCAGCAAGAAGAAAGAGACGAGGAGAAAAAgacttatttaaataaagagaaacattacCCTCCTAAAAG AGAGGTATCCGAGCCCAGCACAGCTGCCATCACAGAGGTGGAACCAGATTCGGAGAGCTCCACAGCCCAGCAGCCAGCCTCTGGGGCTGAACCTGAGAGTAATGAGAGCCGCCTGGAGGAG GGCAACACTCCGAAGGCTTTCGCTGCCCGCAAGATTTCCCTGTCCA gcaCCAAGTCATCCCCAGCAAACACAGAAGGAGGCGCAGGAGATTCCGACACAGGGGGTGCAGCGGGGAGGAAGAGGCGATGGGGCTCCAGCACGGCCGTCACGGCGAAGAAACCATCGATCAGCATAACCACCGACTCTCTGAAG tCTTTGATTCCAGACATTAAAGTGAATCAGGATGCAGTTGTAGACCTTCACCCAGATGAGCTGCAGTTATCCGGGGATGAAGAAAACATGGACGCCAACCGCAGTGACCCAGACAACGGCCTTAAGATCCGCCGCACCGTCACACAG GTTATACCAAATGACCGTCAGGAGAACGGACAGAcgaatgaggaggaggaggaagaggtggAGAAAAAGGAGAGGGAAATCCAACGCAGACCCTCCAGAGAGACGAGAGAAAACAGTCATTCTGAGGAAGTGGTGGAAACTCGGATATCTGTGAAGCTCgaggaagaaacaaaaaaag TTACTCCTAGCGATAATCTGGTGCGCCGCTCCATAAGTCAGCAGAAGTCTGGCGTCTCGGTGACAATCGACGACCCCGTTCGCACAGCGAGGCAGCCCTCGCCTCCTCGAGGAAAAGTGTCTAACATCATCCACGTCACAAACTTA GTTCGACCCTTCACCCTGCTCCAGCTGAAAGAGCTGCTGAACCGGACAGGCACCATCGTGGAAGAGGGCTTTTGGATTGACAAAATAAAGTCTCACTGCTATGTCACA TACTCTGCAACCGAGGAGGCAGTCGCCACCAGAGAGGCTCTTCATGGGGTCAAGTGGCCTCAGAGTAACCCCAAGGTCCTTCGGGTGGACTTCTGTGAGCAGGACGAg TTGGACTTTCACAAAGGTGTCGTGAAACCAGAAAAAGTAGAGGAGCCCGTCATCCAGCCGGTCGCACCTCCGATCAAGCCGCCCCCCCTGATGCCCGAGCACGCCAGGGAGCGCGACCGGGACAAAGAGCGGGAGCGCGACCGAGGAGTTCGGGATCTCTGGGCGGAGCGGCAGAGGGAGATGGAGCGCCGGGAACGGGCACGGGGCGAGCGGGAGTGGGACCGCGACAAAATCCGGGAATTCGCGAGACCGGGCGAGGAGGGGAGGCGATCGAGATCCCGAGatagagagaggaggaggagggagagagCCAAGAGCAAAGAGAGGAAGTCTGAGAAGAAGG ATAAAGCAGATGAACCTCCAGCTAAAATGCTTGATGACTTGTTCCTCAAGACCAAAGCAGCTCCATGTATATACTGGCTCCCCCTCACCGAGGAGCAG GTAGCGCAGCGCCTTTTAGATCGCTCCGAGCGGCAGAAGGAGCGCGAGCGAAAGCgcaaggagctggaggaggcggaggaCAAGAAGCGcgaggaggagaaaaaggagAGGCTGAAAAGCCGGGAGAAGGACGGCGGCACCGCCGCGGGCGCCGGGACAGCCAAGCGAGCGGTCGAAGGCGAGCGCGTCCGAGACAAAGAGGGAGAAAAGCGCCGGGACAGCAGCCACCGGTCCCGACGGCCTTCCCCGGGCGCTGGCAGCGGGCGCCGGTCACGTAGTCGTAGCAACCCCAGAGACAGACGCCGCTGA
- the efs gene encoding embryonal Fyn-associated substrate isoform X2 has translation MSVSAVLAKALFDNPSESPEELAFRKGDILMVLDQEKTIGPGWWVCSLHGRQGIAPANRLRLLQPASPAGSDSCTVLNRMAVSTDDLDGVYHSPPPAGAPSRTGELRRVEGGRPRSHSSSSARPKPDWDIESRPRSPSLRGRGTEGKGSFFQNPISPIPSAARQPGGIIASESVYLSPSGVPKVTDEPEDSTYLVPRETLPAEHSDDCYLVPKGTPLASDDVYQSPVGGAVSSVFLSNGSPVPSGSSKPKDGKSAPGMYQTPTPVGANLHRPPATALAHQHPSPLTPTQASPQPLLKGAAPKPAVARGKPGQPSHRGSPMLVRAGQTRAPGSPSFVRKPPPPAPPVRGVTRKDTQQASGEANGVPTPTAVIPSTTLQQQEDNKVGTKHKEEPNGQSSDGRKADNLEVLNGVDDQVYDTPPSGKWKQAVPLTHKEDDGIYDTPRSVPPQAEAETKVYDVPTITMSLLDVRPSEPEDEVYSVPTLPGLPLGSTESASNQSGEDVLQNGQISCTPGPEKPANAGDLKQDSCEPDGGIYDTPALTVELLPHSSSSSSTSTRRLSISSNGSGDLQCRTSLCNLVHSLLSTTSGPAGALSSRDLGTSLAEVLSTWKASHLGDPPPPLQQAWARLSGLLPSLTAIGNAPPSEGLLTLVQRSLEESALLLQAQGRPRLSSQESLSRRPLPALPVPDGKSSTGGMGSRKSSWIQERPLPPTPQPAFSLPPSLASVTVTVGRVNGEDDPSSEYAGIGLTPVPAPVPSGDSVGYVKLQGKPEPSPGTLTEIGQTQTINGEPRVTPSPPLPVSLSLEDSEILSFYSAQSFAHLSCLADAIEVLFTSVKTNQPPRIFVARGKSLIVTAHKLVFIGDTLSRLLTSADLRAKITTSGGHLCQALKAVVVATKGAAQNYPSLSASQEMVDRVAELSQQAAGFSTLLQRLAEISS, from the exons ATGTCTGTGTCG GCGGTTCTGGCAAAGGCCCTGTTCGATAACCCATCTGAAAGCCCAGAGGAGCTGGCTTTCCGCAAGGGGGACATTCTGATGGTTCTGGATCAGGAGAAGACCATTGGACCGGGGTGGTGGGTTTGCTCCCTGCACGGCAGGCAGGGCATTGCCCCCGCCAACCGCCTTCGACTCTTGCAACCCGCCTCCCCCGCCGGCTCGGACTCCTGCACCGTCCTGAATCGGATGGCTGTGAGCACAGATGACCTCGACGGGGTGTATCACTCCCCGCCGCCTGCGGGAGCGCCCTCGAGGACCGGAGAACTGCGCAGGGTGGAGGGGGGCCGTCCACGTTCGCACTCCAGTTCTAGCGCTCGGCCTAAACCTGATTGGGATATCGAGAGCCGTCCACGGTCGCCGTCTTTGAGAGGGCGAGGAACAGAAGGGAAGGGGTCCTTTTTTCAGAACCCTATAAGTCCTATTCCCTCTGCAGCGCGGCAGCCTGGAGGCATCATAGCATCAGAATCTGTCTATCTGTCCCCCAGTGGAGTTCCAAAAGTGACTGATGAACCAGAGGACTCGACCTATCTGGTCCCCAGAGAAACACTACCAGCAGAGCATTCAGATGACTGTTACTTAGTCCCCAAAGGCACGCCTCTCGCCAGTGATGACGTCTATCAGTCTCCGGTAGGCGGAGCGGTTTCCAGTGTTTTCCTTTCTAACGGCTCCCCTGTTCCAAGTGGATCTTCAAAGCCCAAAGACGGCAAGAGCGCTCCTGGGATGTACCAGACGCCCACTCCTGTGGGAGCCAACCTGCACAGGCCACCGGCGACAGCTCTAGCTCACCAGCACCCATCCCCGTTGACCCCCACCCAGGCGTCTCCTCAACCTCTGCTCAAAGGAGCTGCGCCGAAGCCCGCTGTCGCCAGAGGCAAACCGGGCCAGCCCTCCCACCGCGGATCTCCTATGCTGGTCAGAGCTGGACAAACCAGGGCTCCAGGATCGCCCAGTTTTGTCCGCAAACCCCCGCCACCAGCCCCTCCAGTGAGAGGAGTGACTAGGAAAGATACGCAGCAAGCATCAGGAGAAGCTAACGGTGTACCGACGCCTACCGCTGTCATACCGTCGACaactctgcagcagcaggaggacaaCAAAGTAGGAACTAAACATAAGGAAGAACCAAACGGACAGAGCAGTGACGGCAGGAAAGCAGACAACCTGGAGGTCTTAAATGGTGTCGATGACCAG GTTTACGACACGCCTCCCAGTGGCAAGTGGAAGCAAGCAGTCCCCCTTACTCACAAGGAAGACGACGGTATCTATGACACCCCTCGCAGCGTCCCGCCGCAAGCCGAGGCAGAGACCAAG gtATACGATGTCCCAACGATCACCATGTCTTTGCTAGACGTCAGGCCCAGTGAACCTGAAGATGAAGTCTACAGCGTCCCGACCCTTCCAGGTTTGCCTCTTGGTTCTACAGAGTCCGCCAGCAACCAATCCGGCGAGGACGTTCTCCAGAATGGACAGATCTCCTGCACCCCTGGACCTGAGAAACCGGCCAACGCTGGCGATCTCAAGCAAGACTCCTGTGAGCCTGATGGGGGCATCTACGACACGCCTGCGCTGACTGTTGAACTTCTCCCTCattcgtcttcctcctcctccacgtcCACCCGCCGCCTCTCTATTTCCAGCAACGGCTCTGGTGACCTTCAGTGCAGGACCTCGCTATGCAACCTCGTCCACTCCTTGCTGAGCACGACCTCGGGTCCCGCCGGCGCTCTGTCGTCACGAGACCTGGGCACCTCGTTGGCTGAGGTTCTGTCTACATGGAAAGCCAGCCATTTGGGGGACCCACCTCCTCCTCTACAGCAGGCCTGGGCCCGCCTGTCGGGGCTTCTCCCGTCGTTGACCGCCATCGGTAACGCCCCGCCATCCGAAGGCCTCTTGACACTCGTCCAGCGCTCTCTCGAAGAGAGCGCTCTCCTGTTGCAGGCGCAGGGCCGGCCTCGCCTGTCCTCTCAGGAGTCCCTGTCACGCAGGCCGTTGCCCGCACTCCCAGTGCCTGATGGGAAGTCTTCTACCGGTGGAATGGGCTCTCGCAAAAGTAGCTGGATCCAGGAAAGGCCCCTGCCCCCAACGCCTCAGCCAGCCTTTTCCTTGCCTCCTTCTCTAGCTAGTGTGACGGTCACGGTGGGACGCGTGAACGGAGAGGACGACCCGAGCAGTGAGTATGCAGGCATTGGCTTGACTCCAGTCCCGGCGCCGGTACCCTCAGGAGACAGTGTTGGTTATGTCAAGCTACAG GGTAAACCGGAGCCGTCGCCTGGTACCTTGACTGAGATCGGACAGACACAAACCATCAATGGAGAACCAAGA gtcACCCCATCCCCTCCTCTGCCAGTGTCCCTCTCGCTGGAGGACTCTGAGATCTTGTCCTTTTACTCCGCTCAAAGTTTCGCGCACCTCTCCTGCCTGGCGGACGCCATCGAAGTACTTTTTACCAGCGTTAAGACGAACCAGCCGCCTCGCATCTTTGTCGCCAGAGGGAAGAGCCTCATCGTGACCGCACACAAACTGGTGTTCATCGGGGACACGCTATCCCGCCTCCTCACGTCTGCCGACCTCCGAGCCAAG ATCACCACATCAGGCGGGCACCTCTGCCAGGCTTTGAAGGCCGTCGTCGTGGCAACAAAAGGAGCGGCGCAAAACTACCCATCGCTGTCGGCGAGCCAGGAGATGGTGGACCGCGTCGCCGAGCTCTCCCAGCAAGCGGCCGGGTTCTCCACCCTGCTCCAGCGGCTGGCAGAAATATCCTCCTGA
- the dhrs4 gene encoding dehydrogenase/reductase SDR family member 4 isoform X1, giving the protein MIRSAFRFLRTNPLSVQQRMSQSCLAGKVAIVTASTDGIGLAAAQALGKRGAHVVVSSRRQANVDKAVALLRSQSIQVTGTTCNVGNAEDREKLVQMTLDQCGGIDILVSNAAVNPFFGNIMDSTEDVWDKILAVNVKASFLLTKLVVPHMEKRGGGNIIFVSSVAGYQPMKGLGPYSVSKTALLGLTRALAPELAHSNIRVNCVAPGIIKTRFSSALWENEGIVKQFKKQLSIKRVGEPEEIGGVIAFLCSQDASYITGETITVTGGMGSRL; this is encoded by the exons ATGATTAGAAGTGCCTTCAGATTCCTAAGAACCAATCCTCTTTCTGTACAACAAAGGATGTCTCAGAGCTGTCTTGCGGGGAAGGTAGCCATAGTCACCGCCTCCACGGATGG AATCGGGCTGGCTGCAGCTCAGGCTCTTGGAAAGAGGGGGGCTCACGTGGTTGTGAGCAGCCGGCGGCAGGCCAACGTGGACAAAGCTGTGGCCCTGCTGCGGAGCCAGAGCATCCAAGTGACCGGGACCACTTGTAACGTCGGCAACGCGGAGGACAGAGAGAAGCTGGTTCAAATG ACTCTGGATCAGTGTGGCGGCATTGATATCCTAGTGTCCAATGCAGCAGTCAATCCTTTTTTTGGGAACATCATGGACTCTACAGAGGATGTATGGgacaag ATCCTGGCTGTAAATGTAAAAGCATCTTTTCTCCTAACCAAACTGGTGGTGCCTCATATGGAAAAGCGAGG tGGAGGAAACATCATATTTGTGTCATCTGTTGCCGGCTACCAACCGATGAAG GGTTTGGGTCCCTACAGCGTGAGTAAGACGGCGCTGCTGGGCTTGACGCGGGCGCTTGCCCCCGAGCTGGCTCACTCCAACATAAGAGTGAACTGTGTGGCTCCAGGAATCATCAAAACGCGCTTCAGTTCAGCG CTGTGGGAGAATGAAGGCATCGTGAAGCAGTTTAAAAAGCAGCTGAGCATTAAACG GGTCGGGGAACCGGAGGAGATCGGCGGGGTGATCGCCTTCCTGTGCTCCCAGGATGCTTCCTACATCACGGGAGAGACCATCACAGTGACCGGGGGAATGGGGAGTCGACTCTGA
- the dhrs4 gene encoding dehydrogenase/reductase SDR family member 4 isoform X2, protein MLLSSDHRIGLAAAQALGKRGAHVVVSSRRQANVDKAVALLRSQSIQVTGTTCNVGNAEDREKLVQMTLDQCGGIDILVSNAAVNPFFGNIMDSTEDVWDKILAVNVKASFLLTKLVVPHMEKRGGGNIIFVSSVAGYQPMKGLGPYSVSKTALLGLTRALAPELAHSNIRVNCVAPGIIKTRFSSALWENEGIVKQFKKQLSIKRVGEPEEIGGVIAFLCSQDASYITGETITVTGGMGSRL, encoded by the exons ATGCTCTTGTCCTCTGATCACAG AATCGGGCTGGCTGCAGCTCAGGCTCTTGGAAAGAGGGGGGCTCACGTGGTTGTGAGCAGCCGGCGGCAGGCCAACGTGGACAAAGCTGTGGCCCTGCTGCGGAGCCAGAGCATCCAAGTGACCGGGACCACTTGTAACGTCGGCAACGCGGAGGACAGAGAGAAGCTGGTTCAAATG ACTCTGGATCAGTGTGGCGGCATTGATATCCTAGTGTCCAATGCAGCAGTCAATCCTTTTTTTGGGAACATCATGGACTCTACAGAGGATGTATGGgacaag ATCCTGGCTGTAAATGTAAAAGCATCTTTTCTCCTAACCAAACTGGTGGTGCCTCATATGGAAAAGCGAGG tGGAGGAAACATCATATTTGTGTCATCTGTTGCCGGCTACCAACCGATGAAG GGTTTGGGTCCCTACAGCGTGAGTAAGACGGCGCTGCTGGGCTTGACGCGGGCGCTTGCCCCCGAGCTGGCTCACTCCAACATAAGAGTGAACTGTGTGGCTCCAGGAATCATCAAAACGCGCTTCAGTTCAGCG CTGTGGGAGAATGAAGGCATCGTGAAGCAGTTTAAAAAGCAGCTGAGCATTAAACG GGTCGGGGAACCGGAGGAGATCGGCGGGGTGATCGCCTTCCTGTGCTCCCAGGATGCTTCCTACATCACGGGAGAGACCATCACAGTGACCGGGGGAATGGGGAGTCGACTCTGA
- the efs gene encoding embryonal Fyn-associated substrate isoform X1 produces the protein MSVSAVLAKALFDNPSESPEELAFRKGDILMVLDQEKTIGPGWWVCSLHGRQGIAPANRLRLLQPASPAGSDSCTVLNRMAVSTDDLDGVYHSPPPAGAPSRTGELRRVEGGRPRSHSSSSARPKPDWDIESRPRSPSLRGRGTEGKGSFFQNPISPIPSAARQPGGIIASESVYLSPSGVPKVTDEPEDSTYLVPRETLPAEHSDDCYLVPKGTPLASDDVYQSPVGGAVSSVFLSNGSPVPSGSSKPKDGKSAPGMYQTPTPVGANLHRPPATALAHQHPSPLTPTQASPQPLLKGAAPKPAVARGKPGQPSHRGSPMLVRAGQTRAPGSPSFVRKPPPPAPPVRGVTRKDTQQASGEANGVPTPTAVIPSTTLQQQEDNKVGTKHKEEPNGQSSDGRKADNLEVLNGVDDQVYDTPPSGKWKQAVPLTHKEDDGIYDTPRSVPPQAEAETKVYDVPTITMSLLDVRPSEPEDEVYSVPTLPGLPLGSTESASNQSGEDVLQNGQISCTPGPEKPANAGDLKQDSCEPDGGIYDTPALTVELLPHSSSSSSTSTRRLSISSNGSGDLQCRTSLCNLVHSLLSTTSGPAGALSSRDLGTSLAEVLSTWKASHLGDPPPPLQQAWARLSGLLPSLTAIGNAPPSEGLLTLVQRSLEESALLLQAQGRPRLSSQESLSRRPLPALPVPDGKSSTGGMGSRKSSWIQERPLPPTPQPAFSLPPSLASVTVTVGRVNGEDDPSSEYAGIGLTPVPAPVPSGDSVGYVKLQGKPEPSPGTLTEIGQTQTINGEPRVNPPITVTPSPPLPVSLSLEDSEILSFYSAQSFAHLSCLADAIEVLFTSVKTNQPPRIFVARGKSLIVTAHKLVFIGDTLSRLLTSADLRAKITTSGGHLCQALKAVVVATKGAAQNYPSLSASQEMVDRVAELSQQAAGFSTLLQRLAEISS, from the exons ATGTCTGTGTCG GCGGTTCTGGCAAAGGCCCTGTTCGATAACCCATCTGAAAGCCCAGAGGAGCTGGCTTTCCGCAAGGGGGACATTCTGATGGTTCTGGATCAGGAGAAGACCATTGGACCGGGGTGGTGGGTTTGCTCCCTGCACGGCAGGCAGGGCATTGCCCCCGCCAACCGCCTTCGACTCTTGCAACCCGCCTCCCCCGCCGGCTCGGACTCCTGCACCGTCCTGAATCGGATGGCTGTGAGCACAGATGACCTCGACGGGGTGTATCACTCCCCGCCGCCTGCGGGAGCGCCCTCGAGGACCGGAGAACTGCGCAGGGTGGAGGGGGGCCGTCCACGTTCGCACTCCAGTTCTAGCGCTCGGCCTAAACCTGATTGGGATATCGAGAGCCGTCCACGGTCGCCGTCTTTGAGAGGGCGAGGAACAGAAGGGAAGGGGTCCTTTTTTCAGAACCCTATAAGTCCTATTCCCTCTGCAGCGCGGCAGCCTGGAGGCATCATAGCATCAGAATCTGTCTATCTGTCCCCCAGTGGAGTTCCAAAAGTGACTGATGAACCAGAGGACTCGACCTATCTGGTCCCCAGAGAAACACTACCAGCAGAGCATTCAGATGACTGTTACTTAGTCCCCAAAGGCACGCCTCTCGCCAGTGATGACGTCTATCAGTCTCCGGTAGGCGGAGCGGTTTCCAGTGTTTTCCTTTCTAACGGCTCCCCTGTTCCAAGTGGATCTTCAAAGCCCAAAGACGGCAAGAGCGCTCCTGGGATGTACCAGACGCCCACTCCTGTGGGAGCCAACCTGCACAGGCCACCGGCGACAGCTCTAGCTCACCAGCACCCATCCCCGTTGACCCCCACCCAGGCGTCTCCTCAACCTCTGCTCAAAGGAGCTGCGCCGAAGCCCGCTGTCGCCAGAGGCAAACCGGGCCAGCCCTCCCACCGCGGATCTCCTATGCTGGTCAGAGCTGGACAAACCAGGGCTCCAGGATCGCCCAGTTTTGTCCGCAAACCCCCGCCACCAGCCCCTCCAGTGAGAGGAGTGACTAGGAAAGATACGCAGCAAGCATCAGGAGAAGCTAACGGTGTACCGACGCCTACCGCTGTCATACCGTCGACaactctgcagcagcaggaggacaaCAAAGTAGGAACTAAACATAAGGAAGAACCAAACGGACAGAGCAGTGACGGCAGGAAAGCAGACAACCTGGAGGTCTTAAATGGTGTCGATGACCAG GTTTACGACACGCCTCCCAGTGGCAAGTGGAAGCAAGCAGTCCCCCTTACTCACAAGGAAGACGACGGTATCTATGACACCCCTCGCAGCGTCCCGCCGCAAGCCGAGGCAGAGACCAAG gtATACGATGTCCCAACGATCACCATGTCTTTGCTAGACGTCAGGCCCAGTGAACCTGAAGATGAAGTCTACAGCGTCCCGACCCTTCCAGGTTTGCCTCTTGGTTCTACAGAGTCCGCCAGCAACCAATCCGGCGAGGACGTTCTCCAGAATGGACAGATCTCCTGCACCCCTGGACCTGAGAAACCGGCCAACGCTGGCGATCTCAAGCAAGACTCCTGTGAGCCTGATGGGGGCATCTACGACACGCCTGCGCTGACTGTTGAACTTCTCCCTCattcgtcttcctcctcctccacgtcCACCCGCCGCCTCTCTATTTCCAGCAACGGCTCTGGTGACCTTCAGTGCAGGACCTCGCTATGCAACCTCGTCCACTCCTTGCTGAGCACGACCTCGGGTCCCGCCGGCGCTCTGTCGTCACGAGACCTGGGCACCTCGTTGGCTGAGGTTCTGTCTACATGGAAAGCCAGCCATTTGGGGGACCCACCTCCTCCTCTACAGCAGGCCTGGGCCCGCCTGTCGGGGCTTCTCCCGTCGTTGACCGCCATCGGTAACGCCCCGCCATCCGAAGGCCTCTTGACACTCGTCCAGCGCTCTCTCGAAGAGAGCGCTCTCCTGTTGCAGGCGCAGGGCCGGCCTCGCCTGTCCTCTCAGGAGTCCCTGTCACGCAGGCCGTTGCCCGCACTCCCAGTGCCTGATGGGAAGTCTTCTACCGGTGGAATGGGCTCTCGCAAAAGTAGCTGGATCCAGGAAAGGCCCCTGCCCCCAACGCCTCAGCCAGCCTTTTCCTTGCCTCCTTCTCTAGCTAGTGTGACGGTCACGGTGGGACGCGTGAACGGAGAGGACGACCCGAGCAGTGAGTATGCAGGCATTGGCTTGACTCCAGTCCCGGCGCCGGTACCCTCAGGAGACAGTGTTGGTTATGTCAAGCTACAG GGTAAACCGGAGCCGTCGCCTGGTACCTTGACTGAGATCGGACAGACACAAACCATCAATGGAGAACCAAGAGTAAATCCACCAATCACA gtcACCCCATCCCCTCCTCTGCCAGTGTCCCTCTCGCTGGAGGACTCTGAGATCTTGTCCTTTTACTCCGCTCAAAGTTTCGCGCACCTCTCCTGCCTGGCGGACGCCATCGAAGTACTTTTTACCAGCGTTAAGACGAACCAGCCGCCTCGCATCTTTGTCGCCAGAGGGAAGAGCCTCATCGTGACCGCACACAAACTGGTGTTCATCGGGGACACGCTATCCCGCCTCCTCACGTCTGCCGACCTCCGAGCCAAG ATCACCACATCAGGCGGGCACCTCTGCCAGGCTTTGAAGGCCGTCGTCGTGGCAACAAAAGGAGCGGCGCAAAACTACCCATCGCTGTCGGCGAGCCAGGAGATGGTGGACCGCGTCGCCGAGCTCTCCCAGCAAGCGGCCGGGTTCTCCACCCTGCTCCAGCGGCTGGCAGAAATATCCTCCTGA